In Acinetobacter sp. TGL-Y2, a genomic segment contains:
- a CDS encoding RNA recognition motif domain-containing protein: protein MKILVRNLERTVREPELLKLFQQFGKVDACNIVMDEVTKKSKGFAFVEMPNGREGVKAIKALNTLRLHGQGIRVKQAEDKPVAE, encoded by the coding sequence ATGAAAATTTTAGTTCGTAATTTAGAGCGTACTGTACGAGAGCCTGAATTACTTAAGTTGTTTCAACAGTTTGGTAAAGTAGACGCATGTAATATCGTGATGGATGAAGTCACCAAGAAGTCTAAAGGTTTTGCCTTTGTTGAAATGCCAAATGGACGCGAAGGTGTGAAAGCGATTAAAGCGCTCAATACACTGCGTTTACACGGTCAAGGGATTCGCGTTAAGCAAGCAGAAGACAAACCTGTTGCGGAATAA
- a CDS encoding ATP-dependent helicase: MSLAQLINELNAQQKQAATTETKHSLVLAGAGCGKTKTIVARAAYLIEQGIPANQIQILTFTRRAASEIVARVELALGEQVKGLRASTFHTFCMYLLRRIPQAFGLEQFTIIDRDDQIMMFRLIRGKDDKKNPNQLPKPQELCDLYSFARNTRQKLSLALEKQHPEHLAFKDQIAEIMKEYEARKRARSFLDYDDILAIVASALEQSEGLVDYVASICRHMLVDEMQDTNPLQWALLEPLKDKVSLFCVGDDAQSIYGFRGADFENIHHFKDRVPDAEIFKLEKNYRSTQEILDLSNWLLDQSEIKYDKRLDAYRGDGIKPKLHIFPNEFDEAKWIAIDIKERHFLEGSPWRDHMVLVRSSFAARHIEAACIQANVPYRFIGGMKLLETAHVKDLLSVLRLIANPLDDIAWMRFLTLWDGVGDVGASRLAQQLLLEPSTDKIIDKLEKFGRIPQETLLIMKQMDVLRSEVQACVGLAIQAIEHQLSENYKKDWKRRQGDFELVKQLASKHSQLSEFLEAYVLDPVSISEIERQSQDDVVTLITIHSAKGTEQKVCYVANVSAGQYPNARAQGDFDDVEEERRVLYVALTRAQNELILTKQNLSIWAKEQVDEKGRKVESYFLNDLTRHLCTTETHYKTRQQTVKSTLIERQSINLDFGIDLD; encoded by the coding sequence ATGTCACTGGCCCAGCTCATCAATGAGTTAAACGCTCAACAAAAGCAAGCAGCGACAACTGAAACCAAGCACAGTTTGGTTCTTGCAGGGGCAGGTTGTGGTAAAACCAAGACTATTGTAGCGCGAGCAGCCTACCTGATTGAGCAAGGTATTCCTGCCAATCAAATTCAAATTTTAACCTTTACCCGCCGTGCCGCCAGTGAAATTGTGGCGCGGGTCGAATTGGCACTGGGTGAGCAAGTCAAAGGACTTCGTGCCTCAACTTTTCATACCTTTTGTATGTATTTACTGCGCCGTATTCCGCAGGCCTTTGGTTTGGAGCAATTCACGATTATAGATCGTGATGACCAAATCATGATGTTCCGCCTAATACGCGGTAAAGATGACAAAAAGAATCCCAATCAATTGCCGAAGCCGCAGGAGCTTTGCGATTTGTATTCTTTTGCACGAAATACACGTCAAAAACTGAGTTTGGCTTTAGAAAAGCAGCATCCTGAACATTTGGCATTTAAAGATCAAATTGCAGAGATCATGAAAGAGTACGAGGCACGAAAACGTGCACGTAGCTTTCTCGATTATGATGATATTTTGGCGATTGTGGCGTCTGCCTTAGAGCAGTCCGAAGGTCTGGTGGATTATGTGGCATCGATTTGTCGGCATATGCTGGTGGATGAAATGCAAGACACCAATCCACTGCAATGGGCGCTGCTTGAACCCTTAAAAGACAAAGTTAGTTTGTTCTGTGTGGGTGATGATGCGCAGTCGATTTATGGTTTCCGTGGGGCCGATTTTGAAAATATCCATCATTTTAAAGACCGCGTACCCGATGCTGAAATTTTTAAATTAGAAAAAAATTATCGTTCTACGCAAGAGATTTTAGATCTCTCCAATTGGCTACTCGATCAAAGTGAAATTAAATACGATAAACGATTAGATGCCTATCGAGGGGATGGCATTAAACCCAAGTTGCATATTTTCCCGAATGAATTTGATGAAGCCAAATGGATTGCGATTGATATTAAAGAGCGCCATTTCTTAGAAGGCAGCCCTTGGCGCGACCATATGGTCTTAGTACGTTCGAGCTTTGCCGCACGCCATATTGAAGCAGCCTGTATTCAAGCCAATGTGCCTTATCGTTTTATTGGTGGGATGAAACTGCTTGAAACAGCACATGTAAAAGATCTGTTGAGTGTATTGAGACTGATTGCCAATCCATTGGATGATATCGCTTGGATGCGTTTCTTAACCCTGTGGGATGGTGTGGGCGATGTGGGCGCAAGTCGTCTAGCACAGCAATTACTGCTCGAACCAAGCACCGATAAAATTATCGATAAACTGGAAAAGTTTGGACGTATTCCGCAAGAAACTTTACTGATCATGAAACAAATGGATGTGCTTAGAAGTGAAGTACAGGCCTGTGTGGGATTGGCGATACAAGCGATTGAACATCAGCTCAGTGAAAATTATAAAAAAGACTGGAAACGCCGTCAGGGTGATTTTGAGTTGGTGAAACAATTGGCCTCCAAACACAGTCAATTGAGCGAATTTTTAGAGGCCTATGTGCTCGATCCAGTCTCGATCAGTGAAATTGAACGTCAGTCACAAGATGATGTGGTGACGCTGATCACGATTCACTCTGCCAAAGGAACAGAGCAAAAGGTCTGTTATGTGGCCAATGTGTCCGCAGGACAGTACCCCAATGCACGTGCGCAAGGTGACTTTGATGATGTCGAAGAAGAACGCCGTGTGCTTTATGTCGCGCTGACACGTGCGCAAAATGAGCTGATTTTGACCAAACAAAATTTAAGCATTTGGGCGAAAGAGCAAGTCGATGAGAAGGGGCGCAAAGTTGAAAGTTATTTTCTCAATGATTTGACCCGACATTTGTGTACCACAGAAACCCACTACAAGACCCGTCAACAAACAGTGAAAAGTACTTTAATTGAACGTCAGTCGATTAATTTAGATTTTGGCATAGATCTCGATTAA